Proteins from a genomic interval of Paenibacillus sp. RC334:
- a CDS encoding exonuclease SbcCD subunit D: MRILHTGDWHLGRTLEGRSRLKEQEAFLEELAKMADDQQADLIMMAGDVYDSVNPPAAAEQLFYETSARLTAGGRPLVVIAGNHDQPERVSSVTPLVSQRGITLLGLPSGEAVRIHTPRTGEMACIAALPYPSESRLNELLSEDGDETVLREAYSRRVGMLMAQLGTAFRPDTVNLSMSHIYVLGGLESDSERPIQVGGAYTVDPSALSIGAQYTALGHLHRPQYVKGDGLMRYSGSPLAYSFSEAGQAKSVTLIDVVAGKPAQVEELYITSGRPLVKWRARGGLEEVYRWLDEGLDADAFIDLEITLEEAMSLGDIQRLRKSREGIIHIRPMYPEMAAAQLEHQRSELPVHELFRAFYQRQTGGAQPDDGLVQLFLELVEQDDARDQAEEEDV, from the coding sequence ATGCGGATTTTGCATACGGGAGATTGGCATTTGGGGAGAACGCTGGAAGGGCGCAGCCGTTTGAAGGAGCAGGAGGCGTTCCTGGAAGAATTGGCGAAAATGGCTGACGATCAGCAGGCAGATCTGATTATGATGGCTGGAGACGTGTACGACTCGGTCAATCCTCCAGCCGCTGCCGAGCAGCTATTTTATGAAACGTCTGCCCGTTTAACGGCTGGAGGAAGACCGCTGGTCGTTATTGCGGGGAATCATGATCAGCCGGAACGGGTATCCTCGGTTACGCCGCTAGTGAGTCAGCGCGGAATTACGTTGCTGGGGCTGCCCAGCGGGGAAGCGGTGCGGATTCATACACCGCGTACAGGAGAAATGGCATGTATCGCAGCCTTGCCTTATCCTTCGGAGTCCCGCCTGAATGAGCTGTTGTCCGAGGACGGAGACGAAACGGTGTTGCGAGAGGCTTACAGCCGTCGTGTGGGGATGCTGATGGCACAGCTCGGTACGGCGTTTCGGCCTGATACCGTTAATCTGTCCATGAGCCACATTTATGTGCTTGGCGGGCTGGAGTCGGATTCGGAGCGTCCGATTCAGGTCGGGGGAGCCTATACAGTAGACCCGTCTGCGTTGAGCATCGGGGCGCAATATACGGCTTTGGGGCATTTACACCGTCCCCAATATGTGAAGGGTGACGGGCTGATGCGCTATAGCGGATCTCCGCTGGCTTATAGCTTTTCCGAAGCAGGGCAGGCCAAATCAGTCACGCTCATTGACGTGGTCGCAGGCAAGCCCGCACAGGTCGAGGAGCTGTACATTACGAGTGGACGGCCTTTAGTGAAATGGCGTGCACGGGGAGGTCTGGAAGAGGTGTATCGCTGGCTGGACGAAGGGCTGGATGCGGACGCCTTTATTGACCTGGAAATTACGCTGGAGGAAGCGATGTCTCTGGGAGATATTCAGCGGCTGCGTAAAAGCCGTGAAGGCATCATTCACATCCGCCCGATGTATCCTGAAATGGCGGCAGCACAGCTGGAACATCAGCGCTCAGAGCTGCCGGTTCACGAGCTTTTTCGGGCTTTTTATCAACGGCAAACTGGCGGCGCACAGCCGGATGACGGATTGGTGCAGCTATTTTTGGAGTTGGTGGAACAGGATGATGCAAGGGACCAGGCCGAGGAGGAGGATGTATGA